A single region of the Chelmon rostratus isolate fCheRos1 chromosome 5, fCheRos1.pri, whole genome shotgun sequence genome encodes:
- the LOC121607141 gene encoding uncharacterized protein LOC121607141, which translates to MMDNLATNKSSIPCQSWVGQNGWSGTAAQGPLFNPQPSSRNLSLGSSSDQRTTYEHLQAPNQSCMSDISSLPSTHHSALYKASHICTNSLSTTLFANTAVPSSSHSMSFAQQSPPASSLLLTVNQGKNAPAPSLPQTDQVPQSCRPQHLPLLATHDPYKASFQPTLTNHGLPNGLQDLPISLPSCGQREQHQWIPSSHCRGAVNKSVPDVAAHANKEPSQEGNISPPASNERWRSVLLHQRAQLLKQLAELDKLLESVPPDDSNDGQSPHTATECGQNKTSNEGQAHLSAGKSKSQSRLSADCPSPVSCSEEWENCDTPEDQMSTAESVKKENSSAESGDSDPDYFPHSDSDFSDFLSDHDLASSDESSHSSPSTPTCERPSLPRKRRAKLGSSLLKAKSVGPPKQTCATNQKKSSKTVVLPCSNSKAHRVYDKRNYCVFCSKPVSKMARHLERIHSDKTEVAAAFQYPKNSRERQKIWNRLTNEGNFAHNKTVLKTGKGQLAVRKRPMHTRQAKDFLHCLYCRGLFVKKALHRHMRLCPEKVRNDNESQIGRKRIALRCVLETSEDLGITDGFKGILSQMTYDDVTQAVMDDKVILQFGELLFNQHGSDVKKHDYIRQNLRQIARLLLEAQKITPLKKLEDFFVPSSFPHVVAAVNVLAGYDAENKTYSIPSLAIKLGYHLQKTCSIVEGNAVKCGDATLAESARNFLSVYQKKWNKLISAGALTTLRETKLNTEKKVPFAQDVKRLNFHMENVHLLAERKLRESPSAENYAALAKVVLARTIIFNRRRATEVSSVQLTAFMSRKKSNLDTGMDISVSNLERTMCRFFTRVDIRGKCGRMVPVLLKPSFMSAMELFVKVRETCGVPSENPFLFGRPNALSAYNGSECIQKYVKECGAKDPEALKSPKIRKHYATMLQLINLDDNEADQILGPNNQVRNLRQDSGMQLDDVEMDPDERLEPARGPEVASWDHNDHSSAHYRPAELYHEQAHGATTGADRTVPPASVNSGKKGAQNKGKQKWEEAEVLAVERHMMGLIQGHKVPQKHDCIQCLEAEPEALKTRSWKGIKDYVRNRITALKRQSGTSQAKSTNSNWPGQAEPQNCPLYWTN; encoded by the exons ATGATGGACAACCTGGCAACAAATAAGAGCAGCATACCCTGTCAGTCATGGGTGGGCCAGAATGGCTGGtcaggaactgcagctcaagGACCCCTCTTCAACCCACAGCCCAGCTCTCGGAATCTCAGCCTGGGCTCGTCTTCTGACCAAAGAACCACTTACGAGCACCTGCAGGCGCCCAATCAGAGCTGCATGAGTGACATCAGCTCCTTACCATCCACTCATCACTCTGCCCTGTACAAAGCTTCTCATATTTGCACCAATTCATTATCCACCACGCTGTTTGCCAACACTGCTGTCCCAAGTTCCTCTCATAGCATGTCCTTTGCTCAGCAAAGCCCTCCCGCTTCAtcactgctgctaactgtaaaCCAAGGAAAAAATGCACCTGCACCGTCTCTACCCCAAACAGATCAAGTTCCCCAGTCTTGCAGGCCCCAACATCTACCACTTCTCGCAACCCATGACCCTTACAAAGCGTCATTTCAACCTACATTAACCAATCATGGTTTACCAAATGGACTTCAAGATCTGCCCATTAGCCTGCCGTCATGTGGACAACGT GAGCAGCATCAGTGGATACCTTCATCACACTGCAGGG GAGCTGTAAACAAGTCTGTCCCTGATGTAGCTGCTCATGCTAATAAAGAGCCGTCTCAAGAAGGGAACATTAGTCCGCCG GCCAGCAATGAGAGATGGCGTTCAGTACTTTTACATCAGCGTGCACAACTACTCAAACAACTGGCAGAGTTGGATAAACTT CTGGAATCAGTACCTCCAGATGACAGCAATGATGGGCAGTCTCCACACACAGCTACTGAG TGTGGACAAAATAAGACCAGTAATGAAGGGCAGGCTCATCTGTCTGCAGGAAAGTCAAAG tcacAATCACGTCTTTCAGCGGACTGTCCATCACCTGTATCTTGTAGTGAAGAATGGGAGAACTGTGATACACCAGAGGACCAGATGTCAACAGCAGAATCAGTG aaaaaagaaaattcctCAGCCGAGTCAGGGGACAGTGATCCTGATTACTTTCCTCACAGTGATAGTGACTTCTCTGATTTCCTGTCTGACCATGACTTGGCCTCTTCAGATGAATCCAGTCACAGCAGTCCCTCGACCCCCACCTGCGAAAGGCCTTCTCTCCCAAGGAAAAGGAGGGCTAAATTGGGAAGTTCTTTGCTTAAGGCCAAAAGTGTCGGTCCTCCAAAGCAGACATGTGCAACTAATCAGAAGAAGTCTTCTAAAACTGTAGTGTTGCCATGTTCAAATTCTAAAGCACACCGTGTTTATGACAAGAGGaattattgtgtgttttgttctaaGCCAGTATCCAAAATGGCACGACATCTTGAGAGGATTCACAGTGACAAAACAGAGGTTGCAGCTGCATTTCAGTATCCCAAAAATtccagagaaagacaaaagataTGGAACAGATTAACAAATGAAGGAAACTTTGCTCATAATAAGACTGtcttaaaaacaggaaaaggccAACTTGCTGTCCGAAAAAGACCAATGCACACTAGACAAGCCAAAGACTTTCTTCATTGTCTTTACTGTAGAGGCCTTTTTGTGAAGAAAGCTTTGCACAGACACATGAGGTTGTGCCCAGAGAAAGTGAGGAATGACAATGAGTCACAGATCGGAAGAAAGCGCATCGCATTGCGTTGTGTGCTTGAAACTTCAGAAGACCTCGGCATAACTGATGGATTTAAGGGCATTCTGTCCCAGATGACATACGATGATGTGACACAAGCTGTCATGGATGACAAAGTGATCTTGCAGTTTGGTGAGCTCTTGTTCAATCAGCACGGATCTGATGTGAAGAAGCATGATTATATAAGACAGAACCTTCGTCAGATAGCAAGGCTTTTGCTTGAAGCTCAAAAAATAACCCCTCTGAAGAAACTGGAGGACTTCTTTGTCCCTTCAAGCTTCCCACATGTCGTGGCTGCGGTGAACGTCCTGGCAGGCTAcgatgcagaaaacaaaacgtaCAGCATACCTTCCCTTGCCATCAAGCTTGGCTATCACCTACAGAAGACATGTAGCATTGTTGAGGGTAACGCAGTGAAGTGTGGTGATGCAACTTTGGCAGAGTCTGCACGAAACTTCCTCTCTGTGTACCAGAAAAAATGGAACAAGCTCATTTCTGCAGGCGCATTAACAACACTCAgagaaacaaaattaaacacagaaaagaaggTGCCCTTTGCTCAAGATGTAAAGCGCCTGAACTTCCACATGGAGAATGTTCATCTTCTTGCTGAGAGAAAACTCAGAGAGAGTCCCTCTGCAGAAAACTATGCTGCTCTGGCCAAGGTAGTACTCGCTCGAACAATAATTTTCAACAGGAGAAGAGCCACAGAGGTATCATCGGTGCAGCTAACAGCTTTTATGTCACGGAAAAAGTCAAACTTGGACACTGGCATGGACATATCTGTGTCAAATTTGGAAAGAACCATGTGTAGGTTCTTCACTAGAGTTGACATACGAGGGAAGTGTGGGAGGATGGTCCCTGTTTTACTAAAACCATCGTTCATGTCTGCTATGGAGCTTTTTGTAAAAGTTCGCGAGACGTGTGGAGTCCCCAGCGAGAATCCCTTTCTGTTTGGCCGACCAAATGCACTGTCTGCCTACAATGGCTCAGAGTGCATCCAGAAATATGTCAAAGAATGTGGAGCTAAAGACCCAGAAGCGCTGAAATCACCAAAGATCAGGAAGCATTACGCAACAATGCTGCAGCTAATAAACCTGGATGACAATGAGGCAGACCAAATTTTAGGCCCTAATAATCAAGTCCGAAACCTGCGACAGGACAGTGGCATGCAGCTGGATGACGTCGAAATGGACCCTGATG AGCGATTAGAGCCTGCAAGAGGACCAGAAGTTGCATCATGGGATCACAATGACCATTCCAGCGCACACTACAGACCAGCAGAGCTTTATCATGAACAAGCTCACGGAGCCACAACGGGCGCCGACAGGACTGTACCTCCAGCATCTGTCAACTCAGGCAAAAAAG GCGCCCAAAATAAGGGTAAACAGAAATGGGAGGAAGCAGAGGTTCTTGCTGTTGAAAGACACATGATGGGGTTAATTCAAGGACACAAGGTCCCTCAGAAACACGACTGTATTCAGTGTCTTGAGGCTGAGCCAGAAGCACTGAAGACCCGTTCATGGAAAGGTATAAAGGACTACGTCAGAAACAGGATCACTGCCCTAAAAAGACAAAGCGGAACATCTCAAGCTAAGTCCACAAACAGTAACTGGCCTGGGCAAGCAGAACCACAGAATTGCCCACTTTATTGGACAAATTGA